Proteins encoded together in one Janthinobacterium tructae window:
- a CDS encoding thiazole synthase, with protein sequence MRDDATPSQPPTGLTLAGTTYQSRLLVGTGKYKDFEETRRAIEESGAEIVTVTIRRVNIGQEKGEPNLLDFIPPSKYTILPNTGGCYNARDAVYTLQLARELLGGHPLCKLEVLGDEKTLFPNMPETLKAAGELVRDGFQVMVYCSDDPIQARMLEDLGCIAVMPLASLIGSGMGILNPWNLSLIIEQASVPVLVDAGVGTASDAAIAMELGCDGILMNTAIAAAREPIRMARAMKLAVQGGREAYLAGRMPRRAGVMSAAPSSPMAGLIA encoded by the coding sequence ATGAGAGACGACGCCACCCCCAGCCAACCACCGACCGGCCTGACCCTGGCCGGCACCACCTATCAGTCGCGCCTGCTGGTAGGCACGGGCAAATACAAGGATTTCGAGGAAACGCGCCGCGCCATTGAAGAGAGCGGCGCCGAGATCGTCACGGTCACGATCCGCAGGGTCAACATCGGCCAGGAGAAGGGCGAGCCCAACCTGCTCGACTTCATTCCACCGTCGAAATACACGATTTTGCCCAACACGGGCGGCTGCTACAACGCGCGCGACGCCGTCTACACCTTGCAACTGGCGCGCGAACTGCTGGGCGGGCACCCGCTGTGCAAGCTGGAAGTGCTTGGCGATGAAAAGACCCTGTTTCCGAACATGCCGGAAACGTTAAAAGCGGCCGGGGAGCTGGTGCGCGACGGTTTCCAGGTGATGGTGTATTGCAGTGACGACCCCATCCAGGCGCGCATGCTGGAAGACCTCGGCTGCATCGCCGTCATGCCGCTGGCGTCCCTGATCGGCTCGGGCATGGGCATTCTGAATCCGTGGAATCTCTCCCTGATCATCGAGCAGGCCAGCGTGCCCGTGCTGGTCGACGCGGGTGTGGGCACGGCGTCGGACGCGGCCATCGCCATGGAACTCGGCTGTGACGGCATCCTGATGAATACCGCTATCGCAGCGGCGCGCGAGCCGATCCGCATGGCGCGCGCCATGAAATTGGCAGTGCAGGGCGGACGCGAGGCTTACCTGGCCGGACGCATGCCCCGGAGAGCAGGCGTCATGAGTGCTGCGCCCTCATCGCCGATGGCCGGGCTGATCGCCTGA
- a CDS encoding YeiH family protein encodes MKTNSSAITRVVDKNIPYLSSAVAIWRPRAVLRSWPGVAIALVIALSATFISSNYGGPQLLYALFFGLAFHFLASDPTCKPGIEFCSKILLRTGVALLGARITFNQIASVGVTPLLIVVGGLVATLGFGYLLAKWLKRPITEGILSGGSVAICGASAALAISAVLPQTKENEKFTLLTVVGVTSLSTLAMIVYPLLVKLLGFDPTEAGVFIGGTIHDVAQVVGAGYLVSNHTGDVATFVKLTRVACLVPVVLGLSIMFKRKDGKSEVDAPPLVPFFLIGFVWLVITNSLGLIPQEVNGWINNASRACLVIAIAALGVKTSFQSLASLGWRPVIMLVMETVWIAAFVAIAVLLTR; translated from the coding sequence ATGAAAACCAACTCCTCAGCGATAACACGCGTTGTCGACAAGAACATTCCCTACCTGTCTTCCGCCGTTGCCATCTGGCGCCCCCGCGCCGTGCTGCGCAGCTGGCCCGGCGTGGCCATCGCGCTGGTGATCGCCCTGTCTGCTACCTTTATTTCCAGCAATTACGGCGGCCCGCAACTGCTGTATGCGCTGTTCTTCGGCCTGGCCTTCCACTTCCTCGCGTCCGATCCCACCTGCAAGCCCGGCATCGAATTTTGCAGCAAGATCCTGCTGCGCACGGGCGTGGCCCTGCTGGGCGCGCGCATCACCTTCAACCAGATCGCTTCCGTAGGCGTAACGCCATTATTGATCGTCGTCGGCGGCCTGGTGGCGACCTTGGGCTTTGGCTACCTGCTGGCCAAGTGGCTGAAACGCCCCATCACGGAAGGCATTTTGTCGGGTGGCTCGGTCGCCATCTGCGGCGCCTCGGCCGCGCTGGCCATCTCGGCCGTGCTGCCGCAAACCAAGGAAAACGAAAAGTTCACGCTGCTGACGGTGGTGGGCGTGACGTCGCTGTCGACCCTGGCCATGATTGTTTACCCGCTGCTGGTCAAGCTGCTGGGCTTTGACCCGACGGAAGCGGGCGTCTTCATCGGCGGCACCATCCACGACGTGGCGCAAGTGGTGGGCGCCGGCTATCTGGTGAGCAACCACACGGGCGACGTGGCCACCTTCGTGAAACTGACGCGTGTCGCTTGCCTCGTGCCCGTCGTGCTGGGCCTGTCGATCATGTTCAAGCGCAAGGATGGCAAGAGCGAAGTCGATGCGCCGCCGCTGGTGCCGTTTTTCCTGATCGGTTTTGTGTGGCTGGTGATTACCAACAGCCTGGGCCTGATCCCGCAGGAAGTGAATGGCTGGATCAACAATGCCTCGCGCGCCTGTCTGGTCATTGCGATTGCCGCGCTGGGCGTGAAAACATCGTTCCAGTCGCTGGCCTCGCTGGGCTGGCGTCCCGTGATCATGCTGGTGATGGAAACGGTGTGGATCGCCGCCTTCGTCGCCATCGCCGTCCTGCTGACGCGCTAA
- a CDS encoding NAD(P)-dependent oxidoreductase, whose protein sequence is MAKVAFIGLGVMGFPMAGHLAAGGHDVTVYNRNPARAAAWLEQHKGNSAATPAAAAAGAEFVFTCIGNDNDLYQVILEEGGLLSAMAPGSILIDHTTASAEAARTIHAAAQEQGVFFLDAPVSGGQAGAENGKLTVMVGGDAQAYARAEPVIALFSRAVTYMGASGSGQLTKMVNQICIAGLVQALSEGIAFAENAGLDAALVVDVISKGAAQSWQLENRGKTMIERKFDFGFAVDLMRKDLGICLAEAKRNGSDLPVTTLTDQFYAEVQQEGGNRYDTSSLITRLNKK, encoded by the coding sequence ATGGCAAAAGTGGCATTCATCGGTTTGGGCGTCATGGGTTTCCCCATGGCAGGCCATCTGGCGGCGGGCGGGCATGACGTCACCGTGTACAACCGCAACCCGGCCCGCGCGGCCGCCTGGCTGGAGCAGCACAAGGGCAACAGCGCCGCCACGCCGGCCGCCGCTGCCGCGGGCGCCGAGTTCGTGTTTACGTGCATCGGCAACGATAACGACCTGTACCAGGTGATCCTGGAAGAGGGCGGCTTGCTGTCCGCCATGGCGCCGGGCAGCATCCTGATCGACCATACGACGGCTTCCGCCGAAGCGGCGCGCACCATCCATGCGGCGGCGCAAGAGCAGGGCGTGTTCTTCCTCGACGCGCCCGTGTCCGGCGGCCAGGCGGGCGCGGAAAACGGCAAGCTGACGGTGATGGTGGGCGGCGACGCGCAAGCGTATGCGCGGGCCGAACCCGTCATCGCGCTGTTCTCGCGCGCCGTCACCTACATGGGCGCGTCCGGTTCGGGCCAGCTGACGAAGATGGTCAACCAGATCTGCATCGCCGGCCTGGTGCAGGCGCTGAGCGAAGGCATCGCCTTCGCAGAAAACGCGGGCCTGGACGCGGCGCTGGTGGTGGACGTCATTTCCAAGGGCGCGGCGCAGTCGTGGCAGCTGGAAAACCGGGGCAAGACCATGATCGAACGCAAGTTCGACTTCGGTTTCGCCGTTGACCTGATGCGCAAGGACCTCGGTATCTGCCTCGCTGAAGCCAAGCGCAACGGCAGCGACCTGCCCGTGACGACCTTGACGGACCAGTTCTATGCCGAAGTGCAGCAGGAGGGTGGCAACCGTTACGACACGTCCAGTCTGATTACCCGCTTGAACAAAAAGTAA
- the pta gene encoding phosphate acetyltransferase, whose protein sequence is MKALHRIIAQARAVPKNIVLCEGDDARVLQAAARAASEGLAHITLVGKPAAILALAREHALDLDAVRLVDPATSEESEHYAQQLFVLRQAKGMTVEQARIAVQEPLCYANLMVRLGDADGCVAGAVHTTADVVRSAIQIIGVDPAFKLVSSFFLMMLCEPFHSLKGGFIFSDCALVVDPKAEELADIAMAAADSAQALLMEEPRVAMLSFSTSGSAHHAAVDKVHAATDRVKAQRPLLAIDGDVQLDAAIVAEISQRKVKDSVVNGRANVLVFPNLDAGNIGYKLAERMGGAVAIGPLLQGLNKPANDLSRGCCADDVYNVIAVTSVQAQGGR, encoded by the coding sequence ATGAAAGCCCTGCACCGCATCATAGCCCAAGCCCGCGCCGTGCCGAAAAACATCGTCTTGTGCGAGGGCGACGATGCGCGCGTATTGCAGGCGGCCGCGCGGGCGGCAAGCGAAGGCCTGGCGCATATCACCCTCGTCGGCAAGCCGGCCGCCATCCTGGCCCTGGCGCGCGAACACGCGCTGGACCTCGATGCCGTGCGCCTGGTCGACCCGGCCACTTCCGAGGAGTCGGAGCACTATGCCCAGCAATTGTTTGTGCTGCGCCAGGCCAAGGGCATGACGGTGGAGCAGGCGCGTATCGCCGTGCAAGAGCCGCTGTGCTACGCCAACCTGATGGTGCGCCTGGGCGACGCCGACGGCTGCGTGGCGGGGGCCGTGCACACGACGGCCGACGTGGTGCGCAGTGCCATCCAGATCATCGGCGTCGATCCCGCCTTCAAGCTCGTGTCCAGCTTTTTCCTGATGATGCTGTGCGAACCGTTCCACAGCCTGAAGGGCGGTTTCATCTTTTCCGACTGCGCCCTGGTGGTCGACCCGAAGGCGGAAGAGCTGGCCGACATCGCCATGGCCGCCGCCGACAGCGCGCAAGCGTTGCTGATGGAAGAGCCGCGCGTGGCCATGCTGTCGTTTTCCACCAGCGGCAGCGCCCACCACGCGGCCGTCGACAAGGTGCACGCGGCCACGGACCGGGTCAAGGCCCAGCGTCCGCTGCTGGCCATCGATGGCGACGTGCAGCTCGATGCGGCCATCGTGGCCGAGATTTCGCAGAGAAAAGTCAAGGATTCCGTCGTCAACGGCCGCGCGAACGTGCTGGTGTTCCCGAACCTGGATGCGGGCAATATCGGCTACAAGCTGGCCGAGCGCATGGGCGGCGCCGTCGCCATCGGCCCCTTGCTGCAAGGCTTGAACAAGCCGGCCAACGATTTGTCGCGCGGTTGCTGCGCCGACGATGTGTATAACGTGATTGCGGTCACGTCCGTGCAGGCCCAGGGTGGGCGCTGA
- a CDS encoding D-amino acid dehydrogenase yields MKILVLGAGVVGTASAWYLRQAGHDVRVLERQAGAAQETSFANGGQISVSHAEPWANPATLRKVLTWLGKDDAPLLFRPRLDPLQWQWALHYLRECLPARVSRNMRQIVALAEYSRQSLQALRRETGIAYDHLERGILHFYTEQQEFDKSQAGAALLRELGCPRNTVSADEVIRLEPALRHARSRIVGGDFTASDESGDVHLFTTALAARAAKAGVDFQFSTTVTRLLADGERITGVECIDAQGRHRIEHADAVVVAMGSFSAPLLQPLGIRLMLYPGKGYSATYPIIDPVSAPSVSLTDDGHKLVFSRLGSRLRVAGTCELNGYTRELNPVRCAAITRRVQALFPHACDYSAPVYWAGLRPLTPSNVPYIGATRYRQLFLNTGHGTLGWTMGCGAGRAIADLVSGRRPDVDFAFCGEAPRHEAALVQLRRAPR; encoded by the coding sequence ATGAAGATCCTTGTCCTCGGCGCCGGCGTGGTCGGCACGGCATCGGCCTGGTATTTGCGCCAGGCGGGCCACGACGTGCGCGTGCTGGAACGCCAGGCGGGCGCCGCGCAGGAAACCAGTTTTGCCAACGGCGGGCAGATTTCCGTCTCACACGCGGAACCGTGGGCCAATCCCGCCACCCTGCGCAAGGTGCTCACGTGGCTGGGCAAGGACGACGCGCCGCTGCTGTTCCGTCCCCGCCTTGACCCGCTGCAATGGCAGTGGGCCTTGCACTACCTGCGTGAATGCCTGCCGGCCAGGGTGTCGCGCAATATGCGCCAGATCGTCGCCCTTGCCGAGTACAGCCGGCAGAGTTTGCAGGCGCTGCGGCGCGAGACGGGCATAGCCTACGACCACCTGGAGCGGGGCATCCTGCATTTCTATACGGAGCAGCAGGAGTTCGATAAATCGCAAGCGGGTGCCGCGCTGTTGCGCGAACTGGGCTGCCCGCGCAATACCGTCAGCGCCGATGAAGTGATCCGGCTGGAACCGGCCCTGCGCCACGCGCGCAGCCGCATCGTCGGCGGCGATTTTACGGCCAGCGACGAATCGGGCGACGTGCATCTGTTTACCACGGCCCTGGCCGCGCGCGCCGCCAAGGCCGGCGTGGATTTTCAGTTCAGCACGACGGTGACGCGCTTGCTGGCCGATGGCGAGCGCATCACGGGCGTGGAATGCATCGACGCGCAGGGCCGCCACCGCATCGAGCACGCGGATGCCGTGGTGGTGGCCATGGGCAGTTTTTCCGCACCGCTGCTGCAGCCGCTGGGCATCCGCTTGATGCTGTATCCAGGCAAGGGTTATTCCGCCACGTATCCGATCATCGACCCCGTCAGCGCGCCGTCCGTATCGCTGACGGACGATGGCCACAAATTGGTGTTTTCGCGTCTGGGATCGCGCCTGCGCGTGGCCGGTACGTGCGAGCTGAACGGCTACACGCGCGAACTCAATCCCGTGCGCTGCGCCGCCATCACGCGCCGCGTGCAAGCGCTGTTTCCCCACGCCTGCGATTACAGCGCCCCCGTCTACTGGGCCGGCTTGCGCCCCCTGACACCGTCGAACGTGCCGTATATCGGCGCCACGCGCTACCGCCAGCTGTTCCTCAACACGGGCCACGGCACCCTGGGCTGGACCATGGGCTGCGGCGCGGGCAGGGCGATCGCCGACCTCGTATCGGGACGGCGGCCCGACGTCGATTTTGCGTTTTGCGGCGAAGCCCCGCGGCATGAGGCCGCTTTGGTTCAACTTAGGAGAGCACCACGATGA
- the xsc gene encoding sulfoacetaldehyde acetyltransferase has product MTDLSDQKAAAAVATPTGPQKMTPSEAFVETLAANGVTDMFGIMGSAFMDPMDIFAPAGIRLIPVVHEQGAGHMADGYARVSGRHGVVIGQNGPGISNCVTAIAAAYWAHTPVVIITPETGTMSMGLGGFQEANQLPMFEEFTKYQGHVTNPARMAEFTGRCFDRAMSEMGPTQLNIPRDYFYGEIKAEIPKPNRLDRGAGGEHSLNEAAELLAKAKFPVIISGGGVVMGEAIEECKALAERLGAPVVNSYLHNDSFPASHPLWCGPLGYQGSKAAMKLIAQADVVVALGSRLGPFGTLPQHGMDYWPKNAKIIQIDADNKMLGLVKKISVGICGDAKAAAKAILSRLDGKTLDCDATRDARYATVQAEKAAWENELDNWTHEKDAYSLDMIEEQKKEPGNYLHPRQVLRELEKAMPEDVMVSTDIGNINSVANSYLRFEKPRSFFAAMSFGNCGYAFPTIIGAKVAAPHRPAVSYAGDGAWGMSLMETMTCVRHNIPVTAVVFHNRQWGAEKKNQVDFYNRRFVAGELDNQSFAEIARAMGAEGITVDKLEDVGPALKKAIAMQMNEGKTTIIEIMCTRELGDPFRRDALSKPVRHLDKYKDYV; this is encoded by the coding sequence ATGACCGATTTGTCCGACCAAAAAGCCGCCGCCGCAGTGGCCACCCCCACCGGCCCGCAAAAAATGACGCCTTCCGAAGCGTTCGTGGAAACCCTGGCCGCCAATGGCGTGACCGACATGTTCGGCATCATGGGCTCGGCCTTCATGGACCCGATGGACATCTTTGCCCCGGCCGGCATCCGCCTGATCCCTGTCGTGCACGAGCAGGGCGCCGGCCACATGGCCGACGGCTATGCCCGTGTCTCGGGCCGCCACGGCGTGGTCATCGGCCAGAACGGCCCCGGCATCAGCAATTGCGTGACCGCGATTGCCGCGGCCTACTGGGCGCACACCCCCGTCGTGATCATTACCCCTGAGACCGGCACGATGAGCATGGGCCTGGGCGGCTTCCAGGAAGCGAACCAGCTGCCGATGTTCGAGGAATTCACGAAATACCAGGGTCATGTGACCAATCCGGCCCGCATGGCGGAATTTACGGGTCGCTGCTTTGACCGCGCCATGTCGGAAATGGGCCCGACGCAACTGAACATCCCGCGCGACTATTTCTATGGCGAAATCAAGGCAGAAATCCCCAAACCGAACCGCCTGGACCGTGGCGCCGGCGGAGAACACAGCCTCAATGAGGCGGCCGAACTGCTGGCCAAGGCCAAGTTCCCCGTCATCATCTCCGGCGGCGGCGTGGTCATGGGCGAAGCGATCGAGGAATGCAAGGCGCTGGCCGAGCGCCTCGGTGCGCCAGTGGTGAACAGCTATTTGCACAACGACTCGTTTCCCGCCAGCCATCCGCTGTGGTGCGGTCCGCTCGGCTATCAAGGCTCGAAAGCGGCGATGAAACTGATCGCCCAGGCCGACGTCGTCGTGGCCCTCGGTTCGCGTCTGGGACCGTTCGGCACCTTGCCGCAGCACGGCATGGATTACTGGCCGAAAAACGCCAAGATCATCCAGATCGATGCGGACAACAAGATGCTGGGCCTGGTGAAAAAGATTTCGGTGGGCATCTGCGGCGACGCCAAGGCGGCCGCCAAGGCGATCCTCTCGCGCCTGGATGGCAAGACGCTCGATTGCGACGCCACGCGCGACGCGCGCTATGCCACCGTGCAAGCGGAAAAAGCCGCGTGGGAAAACGAACTGGACAACTGGACGCACGAGAAGGATGCGTACAGCCTGGACATGATCGAAGAGCAAAAGAAAGAGCCGGGCAATTACTTGCACCCGCGCCAGGTCTTGCGCGAGCTGGAAAAAGCCATGCCGGAAGACGTGATGGTGTCGACCGACATCGGCAACATCAACTCGGTGGCCAACAGCTATCTGCGCTTTGAAAAGCCGCGCAGCTTCTTTGCGGCGATGAGCTTTGGCAACTGCGGCTACGCGTTCCCGACCATCATCGGCGCCAAGGTGGCCGCACCGCACCGTCCGGCCGTGTCGTATGCGGGTGACGGCGCCTGGGGCATGAGCCTGATGGAAACGATGACCTGCGTGCGCCACAACATCCCGGTGACGGCGGTGGTGTTCCACAACCGCCAGTGGGGCGCGGAAAAGAAAAACCAGGTGGATTTCTACAACCGCCGCTTCGTCGCCGGTGAACTCGACAACCAGAGCTTCGCGGAAATTGCACGCGCCATGGGCGCCGAAGGCATCACGGTCGACAAGCTGGAAGACGTGGGGCCAGCCTTGAAGAAGGCCATAGCCATGCAGATGAATGAAGGCAAGACGACCATCATCGAAATCATGTGCACGCGCGAACTGGGCGACCCGTTCCGCCGCGATGCGCTGAGCAAGCCGGTGCGGCATCTGGATAAATATAAAGACTACGTCTGA
- a CDS encoding porin, whose product MKHTLVAAAILASFLAGNASAQSSVTVYGLLDAGLTSEHGGADGSVTKLATGVQSGSRIGFKGTEDLGNNLKVNFLLENGLDLDTGANRQGALFGRKAYVGLSGDFGAVNLGLQHNPLFTALDNIDPFETGLTGASLNLMSVASLRTKNAIMYETPKVKGLSAAIMVGLGEKPDSASLGRTVDFSIDYANGPLVLTLAHDKRKDSELNTAKVTLLGGTYDFGPAKLHAAYETDKDDAGTDFRNYMLGVSAPVSAAGSVMASYIKKDDRTNARRGGRQLAIGYTYALSKRTNLYTSYGRINNDGAGTNFVGDASSGGSVPLPGHNSSAFTAGMRLKF is encoded by the coding sequence ATGAAACACACACTCGTAGCGGCAGCCATCCTGGCCTCCTTCCTTGCCGGCAACGCCAGCGCCCAATCGTCCGTCACCGTGTACGGCTTGCTGGACGCGGGCCTGACGTCCGAACACGGCGGCGCGGACGGTTCCGTCACCAAGCTGGCCACCGGCGTGCAGTCGGGCAGCCGCATCGGCTTCAAGGGCACGGAAGACCTGGGCAACAATCTGAAGGTCAACTTCTTGCTGGAAAATGGCCTTGACCTCGATACGGGCGCCAACCGCCAGGGCGCGCTGTTTGGCCGCAAGGCCTATGTGGGCCTGTCCGGCGACTTCGGCGCCGTCAACCTGGGCTTGCAACACAACCCGCTGTTCACTGCGCTGGACAATATCGACCCGTTCGAGACGGGTCTGACGGGCGCCTCGCTCAACCTGATGAGCGTGGCCAGCCTGCGCACGAAAAACGCCATCATGTACGAAACGCCGAAGGTGAAGGGCTTGTCGGCTGCCATCATGGTTGGCCTCGGTGAAAAGCCGGACAGCGCCAGCCTGGGCCGCACCGTCGACTTTTCCATCGACTATGCCAACGGCCCGCTGGTGCTGACCCTGGCGCACGACAAGCGCAAGGATAGCGAGCTGAACACAGCCAAGGTGACTTTGCTGGGCGGCACGTACGACTTCGGCCCCGCCAAGCTGCACGCCGCATATGAGACGGACAAGGACGATGCGGGCACGGATTTCCGCAACTACATGCTGGGCGTGTCCGCGCCGGTCAGCGCAGCGGGCAGCGTGATGGCGTCGTACATCAAGAAGGATGACCGCACGAATGCGCGCCGCGGCGGGCGCCAGCTGGCCATTGGCTACACGTATGCCTTGTCCAAGCGCACCAATCTGTACACCTCGTACGGGCGCATCAACAACGATGGCGCGGGCACCAACTTCGTTGGCGACGCTTCCAGCGGCGGCAGCGTGCCCTTGCCTGGGCATAACTCCAGCGCCTTCACGGCGGGCATGCGCCTGAAATTCTAA